Part of the Echeneis naucrates chromosome 1, fEcheNa1.1, whole genome shotgun sequence genome, GTTGACACTCAGAGATCTTTAACCTCTGTAATGTGACTTTATTTTCCAATTATTATGGGATGAGTGAAGTGTATTCATGAACCTTTTTTCCCAGTGCTGCACCAAACAGGATACATCATTTTCACTTTacacacattattcatttgGTAAGTGGTTATTTGCAGAGTTACTCACTTGGTaaaatttatttacatagcACCTTTCATACAAAAATGTCTGTCACAGTTCCAAATGAGCACCCATCAATCCAATCACTGTTCCAGTAGGTGTCCTCGTTTTAAACAATGAatatcagtttgttttcttcgTCAATTTTAATGTATCCAAATTCAAAGAGCACTGACCATTTAGGATTGTCATTTTCATAAATGATGGCAGTGCAGCTTCTCTGAGAACCATATTATCTGACCTCAACTGAACCATCTGTCTGAGTTCACCTGTCCACATACAGATCCTGTGTATAAAGACACAATCATCCCGTGCACTGGTAGCGCCTTCAGTCCAGCCTTGGCAGGATGACCAGCCGGCAGTATGGTGTGCAGGGGCATCGGGTTTGCTTTTCAGTGAGTTAAGCGGGTTATTATGAACCAAAGGGTCTGATTGCCCTTGAAAGAGGATATCAGCCCCGTTAATGCTTCCCCCAATGACTTCTGTGTTACGCTCCAGAAATGCAATACTTAAACTGAGGATAGAGAACTCCTTCTTCTTTGCTTCGCAGTGTTGCATCATCAATTTAATACTGGCAGGAGAAGCAAAGCCAGCTGAAGCCTCAAATGACAGTCATTGACTTCTGTTGCTGACAGGCCGTTCATGGTTGCCTTGCAGGTCTTGATTGCAGTGACTGCTTCCATTTCCCCTGCCAGAAACACTTGTGTGCTGTAATGAGTACAATAAGTATCTAGCAGATTTGTTATATAACGATTCGGTTTTATGTGAATAGGAAGGAAGAGAATTCACAACTGAATCAAATTAATGATTCATTCGGGGTGTTGTCACCAGTCTGTAGCTGTGAAAACAGGGACATATACTTAAATTAAGGTCCATTTCAATTCATTATCATTGATAGCAAAATTGCCATCCTCTTTATTTGTTCTATTAACAGATGATTAGTGGTGGGAGCTCAAACGTAAAGGACCAATTTAGTGGCATCTAGGGTAAGAGAGAGTTCCATCACCACTCCCATAGAAGAACCCACGGTGGACTACAGGGACGTAAAAACATTTGTCTGATTAGTCCATTTTGGGCACCTGTAGAAATGTAACACTGATGCATGGTGGGTTTCTGACGACTGactatatttttactttcagtttcAGGTTACAGTGGACAGAATGGTGACAGAAGGTGTAGTGGTCTTGTTATGACTTTTGGATGGCAAAAATAGGAGAATCCATAAAATCCATAGGACAATCCATAAATTGGTACAAATACTGCTCTGGGGTCTGAAGTTAAATTGAGGCCAGTCTTCCAACCATTTGATACTGAGACTACACTGGATACCTTTAAACTGGACGTGGGGAGGGGTCTCCAGTCCACCACAGCAACTTGGACCTTCTACTTCTCTTTATTCATATAGCTGTTTGTGTAAAGCCTATCAGtcaaattttccattttccatcttCCATGTTTTAGTGTCCATAATGTAGGCTTCTTTCCGCTCCATTGTGATGATGTCGAAGCctaataaatgatgaaatgatccTCAACACAAACCGttgataaaaaggaaataaagactCAGATGGATCCCCTGATCTTGTCTGCTgaccgtccaaagacaccatgtttagtttaactggtgactctaaattgtctgtaggtctgagtgtgagtggttgttggtctctgtctatctctgtgtgttggccctgtgatggactggtgacctgtccagggtgaccccaccctcaccaagactgagctgggattggctccagcaccggaaacagataagctgtcGATGACGCAGGCTCCAGCGTTTTTCTAcagtaaatacagaaaatagaTGGGTGCATTAACTATGTCCAGACCTCTTGAGAGGCTGCAGATATGTGATAAGCTTTTGAGAATGAAAGCTTGCAGACAGTATACACTGTAAACATTAAATTGGTctatggaaaaacaaactgccgTGTTTATCACAGGATGTCGTTCTTATTCTGACGATTATATATTGGCACCAAATGTAAAtctaaaaaaacatttaaaaaaaaaagaaatacagcgTCACAGGGAAAAGAAATTTTcctaattaataataaaacaaaacagataaattGCAAAATTATTGTTGCATGCTAGCCAGGTAGCCTCAGACTGGATGACCTGTCTTGTTATTACTGCTACAGTCACTCTATAAGTACTGAATGCTAAAGGGTAAGTAATTACCTGTTAATGCTTACAGTACGTTGGCCATGTAACAATGGCAAAAATCACAAATACCTCATTAAAGTTAACATTTTGTCAAGGCAACTTTTGCCACAGTCACAGCCAGAATACTCGCACTGTCACCTTTCTATCAAACTTCAGTGTGGGGGTCATTGctttgctgaaaaataaaatattgcatcagcagttttctctctgttgAATGCATTCAGATGAGcgtttctttttccttgtttttgccACAATTTCGATTTTCTGTaatcttcctcctgctcttttcAATGATTTTTCTCCATAATAATAAGTTTGTTTGGATTGCCCCTTCCCTTTTAACACTTCATTCATATCCGTTCACCCTCATCAGCTAAATGGTAATACTTCACAAAATCTTCAATCAATAATTGTTGTTGTGTGGGTTGCTGTTGGGCTGTCACCTGTCATACAAATTATTATGTGACTTTTGTGCTTTATGTTTGTCCTTGGTAggttgtttttacattttgctgtgaCAATAAAGTATGTTTGaacattcaaaagaaaatctatGATAATTACATCCACTGGGATTCAGCGTATAAGCATAAAGCATGACAAAGTCTAAAGGGCTGAATACTTATAACTGATACTTCACAGCAAATACCCAAAGGTAAAACAGCTGTCACACTTAATGATAGTGCTTGGAAATACAGTAAAATGGCAATTGTGAATAAAAGATAATTAAAGTGGCTTCAGCGTTATACACTGAATTCTACCTGTGTCCTGTACAttgatcagccataacattatgaccagcTGCCTAATATTGTGTAGGTGCCACTTTTGCCACCAAGACAGTCCTGACCCATTGAGGCCTGGACTCCTCTAGACCTCTGAAGGGGTGAGCTGTTGTATCTGGACCAAGTTGGTAGTTGGAGTGATAGAGTGATAAGGAGTTATAAGTTATGGgaacaaaaaaagcagaatgGTTTCCAGTGCTGGACAATGTGTCAATGAGTAAAGGAAGTTCAATGACCTGGCACTTCCTATTGTTACCACAGGGGGCAGtagtaacataaaaatatgATTAGAAATGTCAGACAGTAGCACTACATTGCAAAAATGAGAACAGCCTATGcaatatagatagatatatttAAAGATCATATCCAAGTTATAATAAACCATGTTCAGAGAACACGGTTTAACATTTATTCATCCAGTACCAAATGAATACAAGAATCACACCCATGAGTGTCTGGTGCAAAGTTGCCACTGCTAATCAGTTGTGTCCTCAACCTTCTGTCAAAAACAAGTTTTTGAACTTGAGCTGTATGACTCGAGGGAATTGATGAATAGTCTGCCTATTTATAACACAGAACAGGTGAGCTGATACACAAAGGTAAAGTGATTGGCTGGGATCCTCAGAGGACAATATGTGCCtgtgtaaatatatacacacacagggaaaataCTTGTATTTGCACAGTGacaacacatatgcacacacatgcactgatcTACTGTAAATATATCAAATCTTATGAGAGTGTATTCAGGCCGgtatacataaacacaaaggATGTACATGAAAGACTGTACATGTACAGTCACTGTGAAAGATTTACAGCTTGTTGCTGGCAACCAATAAAACCCTCATTTCCATCCAAACAactcaaatatatttttgagcaagtgaaaaatgaaacaatatgCTCTTCATAATATTAGCTTCAACTCTCATGAAGGCAATTAGATCGGCTGAGCAACCCTTTGCTACAGAATGAATATAAATTTACTATTGGGTGTTGCGTTAGGGGTGGTTTCAAGGAGCAATTCATGGGTACACCCAGGAACACCCAGAAGACTAATATGGTCATTGATTTCAAGAGGAATAGACACAGACCAAAGTCAGTCTCACTACAGGGAACAGTGGTAGAGCTGGTCACAGCCTTTAAATTCTTGCGATTGCAGCTGGCCGACACTCTGAACAAAAGCTGGACTAGTCTCACCACACGAAGGCAGTATTTAGACTGTTTTAAGCAGGCTGCGTTTTCTTAGAAGGCTACGCTGTCAAGAAGTTGGAGTAATTAGCTGGTAGCTTGAGCGTCTTACTCTACAGTATCCCTAATGTGAAATACAAGCATGGGTTACAATATTATACTGCTATTTTGCCACTCCTACTGTAAATGTTGCAAATTTAAATTGGAACATATAATCCCTAAAAATTTCTATTATAGAAATGGATCAAACAAGAGATGGccctcattcatcttctgccgcttatctgtttccggttacaggggtgctggagccaatcccagctcacattgggtgagggcgtgTCATCATTATCATTGTCCCTGTAGCTGTCCTCCTCataaacactgaatattagttCGTCAAGCATGTTGATTTTGATGGGTCCAAATTCATTAATTTTCCTTCCATTTAGGAATGCTGGCAGTGTGCTTTATATGATCACCATATTTGACCTCAACTGAACCATCTGTCTGAGCCGGTCTGtcccctcacccagtgtgagttggtGTCACAACTCGCCCtgccttctgtgtgtgtgtactataGTGCGCCACTtcccattttattttgtctcatttcaggTCACCTTACTTCCTGGTCCTTTCAGTTTCCTGCCCCTGGGATTGCCCTAATGTGCCTCACCTGCATCTGTCCAATCACCTCCCCCGTCAATATACACCTCACTTCACCCTTTTGTTCTTTGCTGGATCGTTGTAGCCTGTCACACGTTCCAGCACTCCTTGCTGTCTCTTGTGTTTCTGGCTTTTGACccagtttggattatttggaCTTGTCTTTTGCCACTTCCCTTTCTGCATCTGCCTGTGGACCGACTACTCGTGTACCAAACCTGGATGAAGGCCTATTAAACTGATCCCTGTGCCtgaaagtcagtcagtcagatccTTTCCCTGTGGCTGCACATTaaagctgggactggctccagaaaccccccatgacccgggtttgtaaaattatttcttttagcTGAGACAGCTACTACAGTGCAGTACTTATTAGACCACTGCCGTTTGACTACAATGAAATAGGAGATCCTGATAAGAAAATTTACCATAACCAGTCTAGTTAGTTTGTGTGTCCCACAAAAAAACTAGATGTATTCTAAGAAGCTGCTGACTTCTTACTGAGTTACAGAGTCCTACTGCCATAAAATTAATcctgtgttttatctgtttggTCAGAAGTCAAAAAACTGCTGACAAGGAAAAATGCCCTTTATCTAAGAATGACACAACAAGCAGCTGAAAGTGACAACAGTCGCATAAGAATGTCTTTTACTGTGAGGTTCCACTTTGTCCAGTAGATGGTGTTGTTGACATGACTATAGCAATTGAATTTGTGCTCTTGCATCCCCTCGACTGACTGTGAAAACAATTTTCCCTGTAGGACAATAAAGGTTATCTGTCTATAGATGACCTCCACCTGAGCCATGTTACTGACTGTGACTGCAGACAAAAGTAGAAGGATCTTCTTTGCTGGATCTCTGCCTAATCTTACACGTTTCccaatattttccattttctccacGTTTTGCTTGCAGGCTAATTACATGTACTTGACAGGATGGTGTGCAGGGGCTTTATGTTGTATCAGACCAAGTGTGTCAGCACAAACCTTGGGCTTTTAGACAGCAAAAGCAAACtaccttctctgctgctgttgtctttctcattattattagtGGGGCTGATAAGCTAATACTCATTTGTTTAACGCTGCACACTTTTTGTTCCGGGTGACTGTAGATAGCGTCACACCTTCTACTCCTGCAAAGAGCTATGATAACTCTGCTTATACATATTTTCTGTCCTCCACAACTTCCCCAAACTGTGCCCTAACCAAAAAGGTGAGCACCAAGGGGAAGGTGTTTCCTTCTGAGGCTATGTCAGCACAGctaagttttcattttaagtcgcatcttttttgtaaaattttgttTGATTGGTGTCAGGAATGGGCAAACagaaatttgagaaaaatgGCATGGTCAACCACAAATACTTCCCTGATTGGGTTTATCAGTGTTGACCAACATCAGTAAAAAGCAGTACAAGTCTTATGTGTCACTGAACTTCTTTTCTTGATGAGTTCAATGACAGGAGACAATGTCTTTCCTCTCCACGCTGACTTACGCATGAAAAATGTACATGAATTGCCATGCATGTGTCTGACGTGGAGCTGAAGCAGTCATCTGCGTGGATGTCAtgttcattgatttatttatcgATTAATTTTGCCTGAAAGCCAAAGAAAGGCCACTGGTCTGATCCTCAGTCAGTCTGctctatgtgtctgtgtaaaagATAGCACTGCATTTAATTCAGTCTGTTCATCTGTCAAAGCCACTGACAAGAGCTTTTTCTGCAGGGGCATTACCATTCCTTTGTAGAAGGGAATGTAATTTGCTTTAAGTGGTAGGCCTGTGATAGGCAGCCTGCTCAAACACTGTTAACCCCTCTCATCCAGGACAAGCTGGGATGAGATCCAGCTGCCTTAGATCAGTGGTTCTCAGCCTTGTTTCAGTGAAGTACCAACAACGGATAGGGGGGTACACATACCCCCCTTTGAGAACCATTGCCTTAGACCACAATCAGTACAAACTTGATACAGAAAGAGATTAGATGTGTTTTCACCTATTTGGGTTGTAAGAATCGATGCGGTTTGTGTTACCAGAATTGATAGGGCAGCAAATTTATCATATCTATATATGTAAACCTTATTTTTATTGTCGTCATTTCTGAGAAGCACAAAGTCATAGTTCACACTTAGAGTTCACAATTCTGCCACATAAATTCACCAATAATCAATTCCTGATCACAGAGCTGGCCTCTGAAAGATTAAGCAGAGATATAATACTCTGGCTGTTTGTGGCTTGAAAAACCTTGCATGACATTGTAGCTTCTGCATCCGATACATTACTGTGCAATGGTGCCCTGCTGGCTCCTGTACAGATAAGCTAAGTTAACTGCAGGGAAGTTTTTACAGATGGCCGCCTTAATTAtgactttaaaaatatttccccCTTTAGAAGTTTGGATGATGagtaatgtgaaaaataaaactttttctttgtaataTCTCCAAAGCTGCCATATTTCAGGTTATCACAAGACAAACAAAGTGCATTGATTCCTTAATTGTATTTCCTACAGAAGTTAGTTCCTCAGTCTTCCAAAGTTGctcttgaaataaaatgtcttcacCAGCTTCTTTTGTCTCATTTAATCCATCTACtatcacccccccacccttgACCAGTGACCTGAACATGACATCAACACAATTAGCAtatggacacactttcccattcaaataaataggaaagtgtatccaaacttttgactggcagtgtatATATAACAACTCAAACACTAAATCAAAAccaagacagacacaaaaacaaaacaaaacagcagcacaaaaccaAGAACCATATATTCATGACTTGATTTTGAAAACTAACTGCTATATTTTATCTCACATCTTGCATCAAAATGCTTAATAATGTTTCTACTGAAGACTAAGtaattttttctgtaaaaatgcaggtggtttcttttgttgtttttatcttggGACAATGGTATAAAAGCCCATGATTATAAACATGAAGTAAACTCCAAAAACAAGGATGCATTATAATTCTAATAAatggtaaaataataaatatacttAGATGATGACATTGTATTAGTAATTGTTTGTGTGCCTATctatgtttatgtatttatatttaaagttaACATTCATGCATCATACCTTTAAACAAAAACTATTCCAACTGTAAGTACAACCACCTACAGAGAACCAACAAATCCACTTCCtatcaaattaaaaacacaaaaaattcaAGATCTGGTCGATTACAAAACCATCCAAATCATCCAGtagttagggttagagttatgGTTAGCAACTACCGGCCAGTATCCAAGGGTTGtttcaacaaagacacaaacacaactggacAGGAAcctgtgtatttaaaaaccACCTGTAAGAACAGATAGAATATAGCAGTGGGTTACAACAAGGGAGTCAGTTTATGGAACAACTAAATAGGTGAATTGAAAACGTGGTAACTTCACTAAACTAAGAAGACTATTGAGAAACAGAATAGTGAAAGGATACGAGACAGACCAGGGATTTGTTTTGTCTACTCTTAGGCAGCTTGAAAGCTTTATTGTACTCATTTGGattattttgttcatgttctttttaaatagtCTGATTTGTTTGAAGTTAACAGACATAAAAGTTATGGACACTGATGactgtaaattaatttattattattattattattattattttctattatcaCACATATAGGGGGTCAAACTAGAAAAGCTTCTAAGTTATAAAGACGTTCTAAATTTCTTCTGACCCCTTTTGAACATGGCTTGTAATTATTATTTGAGCAGCTTATATGTTTATATTCTCCTGAtgacttgttctttttttcattgctaTTTATTctattatgtaattttttaaaaacatgttcaataaGTTAATCTAATAAAAATtatgagtaaaaataaaaataataataatctaaatCTAATTAAAACTTAGGGTTAgttgggttttgtgtgtgtttctcttcctttatTTAAGGTTTCAGTTCTTCCCGCTTTCGCACACTTCCGTGATTCGACTGGTTATGTGCATTTCCTTAAAATAAAGTTGGGTCACCCTTATAGTATGCGGAAGCTtgttatataatataaaacctgtttttattcattcattacattttcctAAATTTGTCATTGATTTTGGGACAAAAACACTGTCAGTtcaaaacacaataataatatcTAATTCAAAAGACAgtatacattttcattaaaatcacTCAGAATATTCGAAATACATAAAATCATGCTGACATCCATGTTGTCTTTATGATGCTTTATTGACAGGTTTTGTaactaaaaaggaaaagttaatatattcattcatattcaaacaTCACATTTGATGAATTGAAGAAATTGGGAAACAGATTTTTCCATACAAAAGTCAAAGAAAGACATATGAGTAACATTGTAAAGGGTATGATTTAGCACAAACAAGATGACATAACATCAAATTGCTTAACTATTGTGACATCTGCAGCTTATCTCCAGCTAACTATTTGATTGGATTTAAAGCATTTACCCCTGATTCTCCAGCCAGTATCCCGTTTCTGGTGTAGAAGACTTTTGCCAGAGAGGGACTCATTGCAGAAGGAACATAATTCTGACACTTCTCTCCACCAAGATTTGGTGCACATTCTACTTTGTAGGTGAAGAAGAAAGTTCCATGATTTAACGCGCAGACTTTCTCCACTTTTCCTCTCCTGAGCTCAAATGAGCATTCACCCAGCTTATCACTGTTCCAATAGGTGTCCTCATCATAAATATTGAATGTAAGTCTGTCTTTCATATTGAGTGTAATGGATCCGAATTCaaatttttctttccatttagGATTGTCATTGTTAGGAATGATCGCAGTGCGCTGTATCTGATAACCATATCTGACCTCAACTGAACCATCTGTCTGAGTCCACCTGTCCCCATGGAGATTCCGTGCATAGAGGCCAAATACCTTTAATGTAGCCAGACCTTTCTCAGCAGGACAGCAGTTTGCCTTGATATTCTCATTACTgttgcacacacattcacaaggATCCCTTGCACTGGATCGGTGGCCAATCTTGCAGGTTTCTGAACATTTCTTCAGCACTGCGTTTCTCATGATGTACTTCTCCACCCCTCTCTTCAGTCCAGCCCTTGCAGGGTGATCTGATGGCAGTATGGTGTGCAGGGGCTTTAGCTTGTATAGGACCACATCAGGATTGTCTTTCAATGACTTAAGCCAGTAAGAATAGACAGTAGGGTCTGATTGCCCTTGAAAGAGGAAATCAGTCTGGTCAGTGTGTCCCCCGATGACTTCTGTGTTACGCTCATTGAATTCACTGCTAAAATCGTTGCCATTTAGTAGTGACTTCTTTTTATTCTTACAGTTTTTGTACCTGGCATTGAAACTGGCTGAATTTACAAAGCTAGCTGAGGCTTCAActgacaaacaatcactcacttCTGTCACAGACAGTCCCTTCAATGTTGCCTTGCAGGAACCAACAGCAGTGATTGCTTTTATATCCCCTCCCAGAACAACATTAACCATGTAATGTGTACCATAGGTTTCAATTACACTGATGTACAATTTCTCAGTTTTACGCGAATAGGAAGGAAGGGACTTGACGGCTGCTTCAAATTCAGGACTCAGTGGAGGTTTTGTTGCCAGTCTGTAGCTGTGAAGCACATGCAGtacataaagaaagaaaaatttataATAGAACATACAGTCATTCTTTTTCAACGATTTTCAACGCATTTCAACATTAACTAGTACCgaacaaatgttttaatttggacAAATATTTGTAGAGAGACTTACCGGTAGTAATTACACTGCACAGAATGGCTCATGAAGTTGTAACGGTCCTGTTTGGACTTTTGCATGCCGAAAGTTGCATCTTTGGAATGGGAACCTCCAAAGCTAACACCGATAGTCACACCAGCATTGATATTGAGGCCAGTCATCCAGTCATTTGACACTGATGATGTGGAGTCATTGACGAGAGTTTCAACAGAATCATATACTTTACCAGAGACCTTTAATTTGCACATGGAGAGGGGTCTCCAGTCCACCACAGCAACTGGGACCTTCTGCTTTTCCTTATTCTTGTAGGTGTTTATGTAAAGCCTACAAGTGCCATTTTTCATCTTCCATGTTTCAGTGTCGATAACGTAGGCCCCTTTCCGCTCCATTGTGACAATGTCGAAGCCTTCTCCTCCCAGATTGTAACCAGGAACAAAGGGAGCCTTTTCACACTCTGCTGGAGTACCAGTTAAGCTTAACCCTGCTGACCAACACAGAGGACCCCATGTCCAGAGCAAGAGCAGAAGTTTCCACAGCAGAGCCATCTGGatgaaaaagtaacaaaatgaGATCAAGTTAagttataaaagaaaaaaggggaggaataaaaaaaaaaaaagtcaaaaaaatacaaactaacTGGATCATTTCAATCTGCAATCAGTtaaaaatttcagatttttgataGATTATTGAAGAATTAAATGTGAAAGATTGCTCAACTGAAACTATTGGTTGGTTGAGTTAGGGGAGAGCTGAGAGGTCTTATCTTCCCATGACTCTTGACAGAAGACTCTGCCCAGTAAAACTCTCACACCTTTTATATTGAACTAATTCTGTCTGCTGTCAGGGTGGTGGTTGGTTGGAGTGTGCTCACAATTTACATGTTGTATTCACAAGTCTCTACTTACTGTAGTTCTACTAACAGTAAATCCAAAACACATTGTATTTATGTGTAATTCTAAATTCTGTATCAACGAAATTGCCTGAAAGCCTAACTAAGAGCTCAAAACACCTGGTCTGCTCATCTATGTATATC contains:
- the LOC115048917 gene encoding perforin-1-like; protein product: MALLWKLLLLLWTWGPLCWSAGLSLTGTPAECEKAPFVPGYNLGGEGFDIVTMERKGAYVIDTETWKMKNGTCRLYINTYKNKEKQKVPVAVVDWRPLSMCKLKVSGKVYDSVETLVNDSTSSVSNDWMTGLNINAGVTIGVSFGGSHSKDATFGMQKSKQDRYNFMSHSVQCNYYRYRLATKPPLSPEFEAAVKSLPSYSRKTEKLYISVIETYGTHYMVNVVLGGDIKAITAVGSCKATLKGLSVTEVSDCLSVEASASFVNSASFNARYKNCKNKKKSLLNGNDFSSEFNERNTEVIGGHTDQTDFLFQGQSDPTVYSYWLKSLKDNPDVVLYKLKPLHTILPSDHPARAGLKRGVEKYIMRNAVLKKCSETCKIGHRSSARDPCECVCNSNENIKANCCPAEKGLATLKVFGLYARNLHGDRWTQTDGSVEVRYGYQIQRTAIIPNNDNPKWKEKFEFGSITLNMKDRLTFNIYDEDTYWNSDKLGECSFELRRGKVEKVCALNHGTFFFTYKVECAPNLGGEKCQNYVPSAMSPSLAKVFYTRNGILAGESGVNALNPIK